In one Mycobacterium sp. NBC_00419 genomic region, the following are encoded:
- a CDS encoding acyl-CoA dehydrogenase: MPIAITPEHNDLADSVKSLVARVAPSEVLHDALENPIPNPPPYWRAAAEQGLHGLHLAESVDGQGFGLLELAIVLAEFGYGAVPGPFVPSAIASALISANDPDAKVLSQLASGEVIAAYALESELTASEQGDGIVIRGEARSVASAAQASVLVLPVAIGSGVEWVVLDAAQLEIEPVKSVDLLRPVAHVRANGVEVSTDQLLSNLSQSAGRAIVTTLLSAEAIGLARWATDTAAEYAKIREQFGRPIGQFQAVKHKCAGMIATTERATAAVWDAARALDEAIEKKWDNGETAYEFAAAVAATLAPAAAQHCAQDCIQVHGGIGFTWEHDTNVYYRRTLGLVAAFGRSSDYQQKVFDTATSTGMRPVNIDLDPETEKLRDEIRAEVDALKEIPREQRTTAIAEGGWVQPHLPTPWGRSASPVEQVIIAQEFSAGRVRRPQMGIAAWLIPSIVAFGTDEQKQRFLPPTFRGEMIWCQLFSEPGAGSDLASLTTKATKVDGGWRITGQKIWTTAAQFSQWGALLARTDPSAPKHNGITYFLLDMKSEGVEVKPLRELTGNALFNTVFIDDVFVPDELVLGEVDRGWEVSRNTLTAERVSIGSSEPGFLANLDGFVEFVTEGHFDQVGHHTAGELIAEGHAAKLLNLRSTLLTLAGGDAMPSAAISKLLSMRTGQGYAEFAVSSFGIDGAIGDPDSLQGKWAEYLLASRATTIYGGTSEVQLNIIAERLLGLPRDP, encoded by the coding sequence ATGCCCATCGCCATCACTCCCGAGCACAACGATCTCGCCGATTCAGTGAAGTCCCTCGTAGCGCGCGTGGCGCCGTCGGAGGTTCTGCACGACGCGCTGGAGAACCCGATCCCCAACCCGCCGCCCTACTGGCGGGCCGCCGCCGAGCAGGGCCTGCACGGTCTGCATCTTGCCGAGTCGGTCGACGGACAGGGTTTCGGACTGCTGGAGCTCGCCATCGTCCTGGCCGAGTTCGGCTACGGCGCGGTGCCCGGCCCGTTCGTGCCGTCGGCGATCGCCAGCGCACTGATCTCGGCCAACGATCCCGACGCCAAGGTGCTCAGCCAGCTCGCCTCCGGTGAGGTCATCGCGGCCTATGCGCTGGAGTCAGAGCTGACCGCCAGCGAGCAGGGCGACGGCATCGTCATCCGCGGCGAAGCGCGCTCGGTGGCGTCCGCCGCGCAGGCCTCGGTGCTGGTGCTGCCGGTCGCCATCGGAAGCGGTGTCGAGTGGGTGGTGCTCGACGCCGCCCAACTGGAGATCGAGCCGGTGAAGTCGGTCGACCTGCTGCGTCCCGTGGCGCACGTGCGCGCCAACGGCGTCGAGGTCAGCACTGATCAGCTGCTGTCTAACCTGTCCCAGAGCGCCGGGCGGGCTATCGTCACCACCCTGTTGTCGGCCGAGGCGATCGGCCTGGCCCGCTGGGCCACTGACACCGCGGCGGAGTACGCCAAGATTCGCGAACAGTTCGGTCGGCCGATCGGTCAGTTCCAGGCCGTCAAGCACAAGTGCGCCGGGATGATCGCCACCACCGAGCGGGCCACCGCCGCGGTGTGGGACGCCGCCCGCGCCCTCGACGAGGCGATCGAGAAAAAGTGGGACAACGGCGAGACGGCCTACGAGTTCGCCGCGGCCGTCGCCGCGACCCTGGCGCCCGCCGCCGCCCAGCACTGCGCGCAGGACTGCATTCAGGTGCACGGCGGTATCGGCTTCACCTGGGAGCACGACACCAACGTCTACTACCGCCGCACACTCGGGCTGGTCGCCGCGTTCGGCCGGTCCTCGGACTACCAGCAGAAGGTCTTCGACACCGCCACCAGCACAGGCATGCGGCCGGTCAACATCGACCTCGACCCCGAGACGGAGAAGCTGCGCGACGAGATCCGCGCCGAAGTCGATGCGCTCAAAGAGATTCCGCGCGAACAGCGCACCACCGCGATCGCCGAGGGCGGCTGGGTGCAGCCGCACCTGCCCACACCGTGGGGACGCTCGGCCAGTCCGGTCGAGCAGGTCATCATCGCCCAGGAGTTCAGCGCCGGCCGGGTTCGCCGCCCGCAGATGGGTATCGCGGCCTGGCTGATCCCGTCGATCGTCGCCTTCGGCACCGACGAGCAGAAGCAGCGTTTCCTGCCGCCGACGTTCCGCGGCGAGATGATCTGGTGCCAGCTGTTTTCCGAGCCGGGCGCCGGCTCGGACCTGGCCAGTCTGACCACCAAGGCCACCAAGGTCGACGGTGGCTGGCGCATCACCGGTCAGAAGATCTGGACCACCGCCGCGCAGTTCTCGCAGTGGGGCGCGCTGCTGGCTCGGACGGACCCGAGCGCACCCAAGCACAACGGCATCACCTACTTCCTGCTCGACATGAAGAGCGAAGGCGTCGAGGTCAAGCCGCTGCGCGAGCTCACGGGCAACGCGCTGTTCAACACGGTGTTCATCGACGATGTCTTCGTTCCCGACGAACTCGTGCTCGGCGAGGTGGACCGCGGCTGGGAGGTCAGCCGCAATACCCTTACCGCAGAACGTGTTTCGATCGGCAGCAGCGAGCCGGGCTTCCTGGCCAACCTCGACGGCTTCGTCGAGTTCGTCACCGAGGGCCACTTCGACCAAGTCGGGCATCACACCGCTGGTGAGCTGATCGCCGAGGGGCATGCGGCCAAGCTGCTGAACCTGCGCTCGACGCTGCTGACGCTGGCCGGTGGCGACGCCATGCCGTCGGCGGCAATCTCCAAGCTGCTGTCGATGCGCACCGGGCAGGGCTATGCGGAGTTCGCGGTGTCGTCGTTCGGTATCGACGGCGCCATCGGCGATCCCGACTCGTTGCAGGGCAAGTGGGCCGAGTACCTACTGGCCAGCCGTGCCACCACGATCTACGGCGGTACGTCCGAGGTGCAGCTCAATATCATCGCCGAGCGGCTGCTCGGCCTGCCGCGCGACCCGTAA
- a CDS encoding MFS transporter — protein MSVASTDELSLEARTLRKVIIRAVPFLMAMYFVNYLDRTNLGIAKADISEHLQLTSTMFGLASGIFFIGYVLVEVPSNLALERFGARRWLARIAVSWGIVAVAIGFAPNATTLLVLRFLLGVAEAGLFPGVIFYLTRWFPRAYRARIVAMFMMASPIAAAVGTPVSAWLISAGEGKFGLAGWQFMMISVGLPAIVLGIICWFYLTDHPADAHWLAPEERQWLIGVLAAEEREVSDTFDFPLRRVLRSPRIWALSVVYFGIAYGLYALAFFLPSIITGFKQTFGVHLSIVQVGLITAVPYTLAAIAMYLWSRHSDRTGEHVWHVALPMLLGGLAIPVALYLHSPLLVMIPVSIAAMGVFSAIPSFWALPAQFLTGAAAAGGIGLINSIGNLGGFAAPYATGALNQFTGNDKAGMWAVGIFMVISAVVVVVLRATPDPKTAESAPRS, from the coding sequence ATGTCCGTCGCATCCACCGATGAGCTGTCGCTGGAAGCACGCACGCTGCGCAAGGTGATCATCCGCGCCGTGCCGTTCCTCATGGCGATGTACTTCGTCAACTACCTGGACCGCACCAACCTCGGTATCGCCAAGGCCGACATCAGCGAACACCTGCAGTTGACGTCGACGATGTTCGGGCTGGCGTCGGGCATCTTCTTCATCGGCTACGTCCTGGTCGAGGTGCCCTCCAACCTGGCGCTGGAACGCTTCGGTGCCCGCCGCTGGCTGGCCCGCATCGCGGTGTCGTGGGGAATCGTCGCGGTGGCAATAGGATTCGCGCCCAATGCCACCACGTTGCTCGTCTTGCGATTCCTGCTGGGCGTGGCCGAGGCTGGGCTGTTCCCGGGTGTCATCTTCTATCTCACCCGCTGGTTCCCCCGCGCCTACCGGGCCCGCATCGTGGCCATGTTCATGATGGCCAGCCCGATCGCCGCGGCCGTCGGCACCCCGGTGTCGGCGTGGCTGATCTCGGCAGGTGAAGGCAAGTTCGGTTTGGCCGGCTGGCAATTCATGATGATCTCGGTCGGACTACCGGCAATCGTCCTCGGCATCATCTGCTGGTTCTATCTCACCGACCACCCGGCCGACGCCCACTGGCTGGCACCCGAGGAACGGCAATGGCTGATCGGCGTGCTGGCCGCCGAGGAACGAGAAGTGTCCGACACCTTCGACTTCCCGTTGCGGCGCGTGCTGCGCAGCCCCCGGATCTGGGCGCTGTCGGTGGTCTACTTCGGCATCGCCTACGGCCTGTACGCGCTCGCGTTCTTCCTGCCGTCGATCATCACCGGATTCAAGCAGACCTTCGGCGTCCACCTGTCCATCGTCCAGGTGGGACTGATCACCGCGGTGCCCTACACCTTGGCGGCCATCGCCATGTACCTGTGGTCACGCCACTCCGACCGCACCGGTGAACACGTCTGGCACGTCGCCCTCCCGATGTTGCTGGGCGGCTTGGCAATTCCGGTGGCCCTGTACCTGCACAGCCCGCTGCTGGTGATGATCCCGGTGAGTATCGCGGCCATGGGCGTCTTCAGCGCCATCCCCAGCTTCTGGGCACTGCCCGCCCAGTTCCTCACCGGGGCTGCGGCCGCGGGCGGGATCGGGCTGATCAACTCGATCGGCAACCTCGGCGGCTTCGCCGCGCCGTACGCCACCGGCGCGCTTAATCAGTTCACCGGGAACGACAAGGCCGGCATGTGGGCCGTCGGCATCTTCATGGTGATCTCCGCGGTGGTCGTCGTGGTGTTGCGCGCCACCCCCGATCCGAAGACCGCCGAGTCCGCGCCCAGGTCGTGA